In Opitutus sp., one genomic interval encodes:
- a CDS encoding filamentous hemagglutinin N-terminal domain-containing protein: MKHISCLTSTGCGPIKLLGDCLAVVLATLLSVAPVQGQILPIVLAPAPTALPTGANVVSGVASLQQSGANLTITQSSQQLITNWQTFNIGSDASVRFVQPSASSVALNRVQSSDPSAIYGSLSSNGQVFLLNPAGVIFGASARVDVGGLVASSLALSDAGFLAGRHAFEKNAGAAAAWVVNAGQIRTAEGGYVAFLAPRVENQGTISAAQGSVALVAADKVSLNFDGQRLINFTVDQGALDAQVQNSGRLQASGGAVLLSARAADHLTQSVVNQSGVIEASSLTTKGGRIVLEGDAITLSAGSRTEATGPTGGGEVLVGGDWQGGGPLYQATTVKMEAGASIDVSATQAGDGGKVVLWSEVAQSESRTTVQGSIFAKGGPVGGNGGQIETSGYVAEVGGATISASAANGVGGLWLIDPTDATIDQTIANTYVATLNGGTSVLNEVSGNISIDSGVTLAKTVGGDATLTLKATGDIVFNSSVAISSTLGKLNTVLWADSDSNSSGSIRLLNGSSIISNGGDITMGGGANPLSGAAFGDRGVDLDSNVTLTAGAGSVSLRGTSNRSTGDTGIGVRLIDHVVVTGADITVVGTGSANAGSADRNWGVSLEATSSITGTGTVAITGTGGVGSGSSVNGNNNQGIFLDSSSSITASGSGAMTLTGTGGGTGTSTTNFGIYLLGSSVVKTTGAGALSLVGTGGNGTNGLFGVKVNGSTVSAEGVDAGSTVSITGTGGTGQTGSGATHGVSIENSAVVESAGGNVTVTGTGGGNGSGSYNMGVVVQSGGIVRSGGAGTLAIAGTGGSGAGSNQYGVLLSGGNIRSAGGAIGVTGVGGSSGGTDSFGIIAESTSTVGDNSSGAITLHATGASGSSDLNVASTAFGGASYAGNIAINANTFSSYSASTLQTTGGLTIAPRTSFSSTFTWSGSNAGSLTGLTINSLSSLGGLTLGKSGNTADLTIGGASSIAGPINLFGGNIAINAALTATGTNTTTLTATGSINGSGLITSTTVDLNAATGIGNTTALNLAASSISADTTAGKIDLNNALATATTVTSLTSASTTDQGILITFDQTGGGAVNFTNVSTVGSTGGFGDISLSNTGANLTIGTAATTSGDSRIFLTTTTSGNLILTGTTGSASVGDGGLNFTSAGNISGAGLVTGNAINTLLAQTGISLNTAVGDVFQEIVTAAGDITISNTQALQLPAFTAPGNVTLTSTGGVIRQYETFFSIVVAGTTNLTAGANAITLNNATNDFTGAVSLSNSGANNVSLRDTNALDLGTVGVGSGTLTVQSGGALTQSGVITQAASAGAASFTAGANAITLNNASNNFTGTVSLSNSGANNVSLRDTNALDLGTVSVGSGTLTVQSGGALTQSGVITQAASAGVASFTAGAFAITLANASNDFTGALSLSNSGANNVSLRDTNALDLGTVGVGSGTLTVQSGGALTQSGVITQAASAGAASFTAGAFAITLANASNDFTGALSLSNSGANNVSLRDTNALDLGTVSVGSGTLTVQSGGALTQSGGITQAASAGAASFTAGANAITLTNASNDFTGTVSLSNSGANAVALTDANALTLDSFTLGAGTFTATGTSITLSGDITTTGSQTYNGAVLVGGTTVTLAAGSGAISFNNEVNSSASGTHNLVLNSTGLTTLGGAVGTTTALTSLTTNTGGTTALNGGAVTTTGAQTYGDAITLGADTTLTGVGSSFAGTIDGAHTLTISDSGTPSFGGALGGSTALTGLALLGGGNFTLTNTSNRLGILAGNVGSLAVVNAGALTIGTVGATQGITGTGTLTIATLSGDLTVAQAVVTTNTTSGAVVLNAGKSAGAGTAAGGELILTGSPTVSVGTGGRATLFTGSVSGSTGLATLVGSGSGRFRYNSDEVSDGFSTALGAGVFAIYREQPTLSVTASAASKTFDNAAFTGGNGVTNSGFVNGDTASVLTGTVAFGGSSQGAIAVGTYAISPSGLANGLGYAISFVDGTLTVSAQQAATVFEPLPVQPVTPTDTGTGGDLIGSGGALVVPGTPGGPSLISMLPPEAATAPGVEIARSGNVLTLTGAGTPRANGGETVSSSFAVIVLRANQAPAQESSFALTQADDTLQLSPLSGSALQALTEPGKVLASYAFEITDPQLGAMSFSAEVTDTGLVIKVSSGTASELASTQRDLLVGTALLVAQRNKMATAAQVKSVFIDFR; this comes from the coding sequence ATGAAACACATATCCTGCCTCACGTCCACGGGCTGCGGCCCGATCAAGCTCCTCGGTGATTGCCTGGCCGTCGTCCTCGCGACCCTGCTGAGCGTCGCGCCCGTCCAGGGCCAGATTTTGCCAATCGTCCTGGCCCCCGCCCCCACCGCGCTGCCCACCGGGGCCAACGTCGTCTCAGGCGTGGCGAGCCTTCAGCAAAGCGGCGCCAACCTGACCATTACCCAGTCGTCCCAGCAGCTGATTACGAACTGGCAGACCTTTAACATCGGCAGCGACGCGAGCGTGCGTTTTGTGCAGCCCAGCGCCTCGAGTGTGGCGCTCAACCGCGTGCAGTCGTCCGACCCCAGCGCGATCTACGGCTCGCTCAGCTCCAACGGGCAGGTGTTTTTGCTCAATCCTGCCGGCGTGATTTTCGGAGCTTCGGCGCGCGTGGACGTGGGCGGTCTGGTGGCCTCCAGCCTAGCGCTGAGCGACGCGGGCTTTTTGGCCGGGCGCCATGCGTTCGAGAAAAACGCCGGTGCGGCGGCCGCCTGGGTGGTCAATGCCGGGCAAATCCGTACCGCCGAGGGCGGCTACGTGGCCTTTCTCGCCCCGCGGGTCGAGAACCAGGGCACGATCAGCGCCGCTCAGGGCTCGGTGGCCCTGGTGGCCGCCGACAAGGTGAGCCTGAACTTTGACGGGCAGCGTTTGATTAACTTCACGGTCGACCAGGGCGCGCTCGATGCCCAGGTGCAAAACAGCGGGCGGCTGCAGGCCTCGGGCGGCGCGGTGCTGCTCTCGGCGCGTGCGGCGGACCATTTGACTCAGTCGGTCGTCAACCAAAGCGGTGTGATCGAGGCGAGCAGCCTCACGACCAAGGGCGGACGCATCGTGCTGGAAGGCGACGCGATCACCCTCTCCGCCGGCTCGCGCACTGAGGCCACCGGCCCAACCGGCGGCGGCGAGGTGCTGGTGGGCGGGGACTGGCAGGGCGGCGGCCCGCTGTATCAGGCCACCACGGTGAAGATGGAAGCGGGCGCGAGTATCGATGTTTCGGCGACGCAGGCCGGTGACGGCGGCAAGGTGGTGCTGTGGAGCGAGGTGGCCCAATCCGAATCGCGCACCACCGTGCAGGGCAGCATTTTTGCCAAGGGCGGCCCCGTCGGCGGCAATGGCGGCCAAATCGAGACCTCGGGTTACGTGGCCGAAGTGGGTGGCGCCACGATTTCTGCCTCCGCCGCCAACGGAGTGGGCGGCCTGTGGCTGATCGACCCGACCGACGCCACCATCGACCAAACCATCGCGAACACCTACGTCGCCACGCTCAACGGCGGCACCAGCGTCCTCAACGAGGTTTCGGGAAATATCTCGATCGATTCAGGCGTGACCTTGGCCAAAACCGTCGGCGGCGATGCCACCCTAACGCTCAAGGCGACCGGGGACATCGTGTTTAACAGCAGCGTGGCGATTAGCTCCACGCTGGGTAAATTGAACACCGTGTTGTGGGCCGACAGCGACAGCAACAGCAGCGGCAGCATCCGCCTGCTTAACGGCTCCAGCATCATCAGTAACGGGGGCGACATTACCATGGGCGGCGGGGCCAACCCGCTCAGCGGCGCGGCATTTGGTGATCGCGGGGTGGATTTGGATTCCAACGTGACGCTCACTGCGGGGGCCGGGAGTGTTTCCCTGCGCGGCACCAGCAATCGCAGCACCGGTGACACGGGCATTGGCGTGCGATTGATCGACCATGTGGTCGTGACGGGGGCCGACATCACGGTGGTGGGAACGGGTTCGGCCAACGCGGGAAGCGCCGATCGTAATTGGGGCGTGTCGTTGGAGGCCACTTCGTCGATCACGGGCACCGGCACGGTGGCGATTACCGGTACAGGCGGCGTTGGAAGTGGCAGCAGCGTAAACGGCAATAACAACCAGGGCATTTTTCTGGACTCTAGTTCTTCGATTACGGCCAGCGGCAGCGGGGCGATGACGCTCACCGGTACCGGTGGCGGAACCGGGACTTCGACGACCAATTTCGGCATTTATCTTTTGGGCAGTAGTGTGGTTAAAACGACCGGCGCTGGTGCGCTCTCCCTCGTCGGAACGGGGGGCAATGGAACCAACGGACTATTTGGCGTCAAAGTTAACGGCTCTACGGTGTCGGCAGAGGGTGTCGACGCGGGATCGACCGTTTCCATCACCGGCACGGGGGGCACGGGCCAAACCGGTAGCGGCGCGACTCATGGCGTCAGCATAGAAAACAGTGCTGTGGTCGAATCGGCAGGCGGCAACGTGACGGTAACCGGTACCGGCGGAGGCAATGGCAGCGGCTCCTACAACATGGGAGTTGTTGTTCAAAGTGGAGGAATTGTTCGGTCTGGTGGGGCGGGCACGCTGGCCATTGCAGGCACCGGTGGTTCAGGCGCGGGTTCCAACCAGTACGGTGTGCTGTTAAGTGGCGGCAATATCAGATCGGCCGGCGGTGCCATTGGCGTTACGGGTGTAGGCGGCAGCAGCGGCGGCACCGACAGTTTCGGTATCATCGCTGAGAGCACAAGTACCGTGGGCGACAACAGTTCAGGTGCTATCACTTTGCACGCCACCGGCGCCAGTGGGAGTTCCGATCTTAATGTGGCGAGTACGGCTTTCGGGGGTGCCAGCTACGCGGGCAACATCGCCATCAACGCCAATACGTTCTCTTCCTATTCTGCTTCTACGCTTCAAACCACGGGTGGACTCACCATTGCGCCCCGGACATCGTTTAGTTCGACGTTTACCTGGAGCGGTTCCAACGCGGGATCGCTCACCGGTTTGACGATCAACAGTTTGTCGTCACTTGGCGGGTTGACCCTCGGCAAGAGCGGTAACACGGCTGACCTGACCATCGGCGGGGCGAGCAGCATCGCTGGTCCGATCAACTTGTTTGGCGGTAATATCGCGATAAACGCAGCCCTTACCGCAACCGGTACGAACACCACCACACTCACCGCCACCGGCAGTATCAACGGCAGTGGTTTGATTACCTCAACGACGGTGGATCTTAACGCGGCCACGGGCATTGGTAACACCACCGCGCTCAACCTGGCCGCCAGCAGCATCTCCGCTGATACCACCGCGGGTAAGATCGACCTCAATAACGCGCTGGCAACCGCCACGACGGTTACCTCGCTTACGTCGGCTTCGACCACGGATCAGGGCATTCTTATCACCTTCGATCAGACCGGAGGCGGCGCTGTGAATTTCACCAATGTTTCGACTGTAGGCAGCACGGGTGGGTTTGGCGACATCAGCCTCAGCAACACGGGCGCCAATCTGACCATCGGCACTGCGGCCACCACGTCCGGGGACTCCCGGATTTTTCTCACCACCACGACGAGCGGTAACCTTATCCTCACCGGCACGACCGGTTCGGCGAGTGTTGGCGATGGCGGGCTCAATTTCACCTCGGCCGGAAACATCAGTGGCGCGGGGCTCGTTACCGGAAACGCCATCAACACCCTGCTTGCCCAGACGGGTATTTCCTTAAACACCGCTGTTGGGGATGTATTCCAAGAGATCGTCACCGCTGCCGGCGACATCACGATCAGCAACACGCAAGCCCTTCAACTGCCTGCGTTCACCGCCCCAGGGAATGTCACCCTAACGAGCACGGGTGGCGTCATCCGGCAGTATGAAACCTTCTTTAGTATCGTCGTAGCGGGCACGACTAACCTGACCGCCGGCGCCAACGCCATCACGCTGAATAATGCCACCAACGACTTCACCGGCGCCGTGAGCCTGTCGAACTCGGGTGCCAACAACGTCAGCCTGCGCGACACCAACGCGCTGGATCTGGGCACGGTTGGGGTGGGTTCGGGTACGCTGACGGTGCAGTCCGGTGGAGCGCTCACGCAGTCAGGGGTCATCACGCAGGCCGCAAGTGCTGGAGCGGCATCGTTCACGGCAGGTGCAAACGCCATCACCCTCAACAATGCCAGCAACAACTTCACCGGCACCGTCAGCCTGTCGAACTCGGGTGCTAATAACGTCAGCCTGCGCGACACCAATGCACTGGATCTGGGCACGGTGAGTGTGGGTTCGGGTACGCTGACAGTGCAGTCCGGCGGAGCGCTCACGCAGTCGGGGGTCATCACGCAGGCAGCAAGCGCTGGGGTGGCTTCGTTTACCGCAGGTGCCTTCGCCATCACGCTGGCCAATGCGAGCAACGACTTTACGGGTGCACTGAGTTTGTCGAACTCGGGTGCTAATAACGTCAGCCTGCGCGACACCAATGCACTGGATCTGGGCACGGTTGGGGTGGGTTCGGGTACGCTGACGGTGCAGTCAGGCGGCGCGCTCACGCAATCGGGGGTCATCACGCAAGCCGCCAGCGCCGGGGCGGCGTCGTTCACGGCGGGCGCCTTCGCCATCACATTGGCCAACGCCAGTAACGACTTTACCGGTGCACTGAGTTTGTCGAACTCGGGTGCCAACAACGTCAGCCTGCGCGACACTAATGCGCTGGATCTGGGCACGGTGAGTGTGGGTTCGGGTACGCTGACGGTGCAGTCGGGCGGTGCGCTCACGCAGTCAGGGGGCATCACGCAGGCAGCCAGCGCCGGGGCGGCATCGTTTACCGCGGGTGCCAACGCCATCACCCTCACCAACGCCAGCAACGACTTTACCGGCACCGTCAGTCTGTCGAACTCAGGTGCCAACGCCGTGGCGCTCACCGATGCCAACGCACTCACGCTGGATAGCTTCACACTGGGGGCCGGGACTTTCACCGCTACAGGCACCAGCATCACCCTCAGCGGGGATATCACCACCACGGGCAGCCAGACCTATAACGGTGCGGTCTTGGTCGGTGGCACGACCGTGACATTGGCCGCAGGCTCCGGGGCCATTAGCTTCAACAATGAGGTCAACAGCAGTGCTTCGGGGACTCACAATTTGGTGCTGAACTCCACGGGCCTAACGACGCTGGGCGGTGCGGTAGGCACCACCACTGCCCTCACCAGCCTGACCACTAACACTGGCGGCACGACTGCGCTCAACGGTGGCGCTGTGACCACCACGGGCGCCCAAACCTATGGCGACGCCATCACGCTTGGCGCTGATACCACGCTAACCGGGGTTGGCAGCAGCTTTGCCGGCACGATCGACGGCGCGCACACGTTGACGATCTCCGACAGCGGCACGCCCAGCTTTGGTGGGGCCTTGGGTGGCTCCACTGCGCTGACCGGCCTTGCACTCTTGGGAGGCGGCAATTTCACGCTGACAAATACCAGCAACCGACTCGGCATTTTGGCCGGCAACGTGGGGAGCCTTGCGGTGGTTAATGCCGGTGCGTTGACCATCGGCACGGTGGGGGCAACCCAGGGGATTACGGGCACCGGGACGCTCACGATCGCCACCTTGAGTGGTGATTTGACCGTGGCGCAGGCTGTGGTGACCACCAACACCACGAGCGGCGCGGTTGTTTTAAATGCGGGTAAATCGGCTGGGGCCGGCACCGCTGCGGGAGGTGAGTTAATCCTTACGGGCTCTCCCACCGTGAGCGTGGGCACGGGCGGTCGCGCGACCTTGTTTACCGGCAGCGTTTCCGGCAGCACGGGCTTGGCTACGCTGGTGGGTTCAGGCAGCGGGCGCTTCCGCTACAACAGCGACGAAGTGAGCGATGGTTTCAGCACGGCGCTAGGCGCGGGCGTCTTCGCGATCTACCGCGAGCAACCCACCCTCAGCGTGACGGCTAGCGCCGCGTCCAAGACCTTTGATAACGCCGCTTTTACCGGCGGAAATGGCGTGACGAACAGCGGCTTCGTTAACGGCGACACCGCGTCGGTGCTGACGGGTACGGTTGCCTTTGGCGGCAGCAGCCAGGGCGCGATTGCAGTGGGCACCTACGCGATAAGTCCCAGCGGTTTGGCCAATGGGCTGGGTTATGCCATCAGCTTTGTCGATGGGACGTTGACGGTGTCCGCCCAACAGGCTGCTACTGTGTTTGAGCCGCTCCCCGTTCAGCCCGTCACCCCAACCGATACGGGAACCGGCGGTGACTTGATCGGTTCGGGGGGCGCGCTGGTGGTCCCAGGAACACCCGGCGGCCCTTCGTTGATCTCGATGCTTCCGCCTGAAGCGGCGACCGCGCCCGGTGTTGAAATCGCGCGGAGTGGTAACGTGTTAACCCTAACCGGAGCCGGCACGCCCCGGGCTAATGGCGGAGAAACGGTGAGCAGCAGTTTTGCCGTGATCGTTTTGCGGGCCAATCAAGCGCCAGCACAGGAAAGTTCCTTTGCGCTCACCCAAGCCGACGACACGCTCCAGCTCAGCCCGCTCTCGGGCAGCGCGCTCCAAGCCCTGACCGAGCCAGGCAAGGTGCTGGCGAGTTATGCGTTTGAGATTACCGATCCCCAGCTGGGCGCCATGAGCTTCAGTGCCGAAGTGACCGATACCGGGTTGGTGATTAAGGTGAGTTCTGGAACGGCCTCCGAGCTGGCCAGCACCCAGCGCGATCTGTTGGTGGGCACGGCGTTGTTGGTCGCACAACGCAATAAAATGGCCACGGCAGCTCAGGTGAAATCGGTGTTCATCGACTTCCGCTAA